The Coffea arabica cultivar ET-39 chromosome 1e, Coffea Arabica ET-39 HiFi, whole genome shotgun sequence genome has a window encoding:
- the LOC113702382 gene encoding probable magnesium transporter NIPA3 isoform X7, giving the protein MGFSKDNLTGFILALLSSGFIGASFIIKKKGLRRAAAASGVRAGMGGHAYLLEPLWWFGMITMIVGEVANFVAYAFAPAVLVTPLGALSIIVSAVLAHFILKEKLHKLGILGCVMCIAGSVIIVIHAPQERSISSIQQIVNMATQPAFLLYVGSVMVLVFILIFYFAPQYGHTNVLIFTGICSLMGSLSVMSVKALGTALKLTFEGKNQLIYLETWFFMFVVATCVITQMNYLNKDWDGQSAGSIISEICGFIVVLSGTILLHVTKDFERSSSFRGNYTPLSPTLSTRLCSGNGESLKHDVEEGPSSEEYLQIGYFQVHPRCCDNLLKLLASGNFCSCWKTIKLTF; this is encoded by the exons ATGGGTTTTTCTAAAGACAATCTGACGGGGTTTATTTTAGCTCTGCTTTCCAGTGGATTCATAGGTGCCAGTTTCATCATCAAGAAAAAAGGCCTGAGAAGAGCTGCTGCAGCCTCTGGTGTCAGGGCTG GTATGGGTGGACATGCTTACCTCTTGGAGCCCCTCTGGTGGTTTGGCATGATCACGA TGATTGTTGGAGAGGTTGCCAATTTTGTGGCTTATGCATTTGCCCCTGCTGTTCTTGTTACACCCCTTGGTGCATTAAGTATAATTGTCAG TGCTGTATTGGCTCACTTTATCTTGAAGGAGAAGTTGCACAAGCTTGGGATTTTGGGTTGTGTCATGTGCATTGCTGGCTCTGTCATAATTGTCATTCATGCACCACAGGAACGGTCCATCTCATCCATTCAACAAATTGTGAATATGGCAACTCAACCTG CATTCTTGCTTTACGTGGGATCAGTGATGGTTTTGGTGTTTATTCTTATCTTCTATTTTGCACCTCAATATGGACACACAAATGTGCTCATCTTCACTGGCATTTGTTCGCTCATGGGTTCTCTCTCG GTTATGAGTGTAAAAGCCCTTGGAACAGCACTGAAATTGACATTCGAGGGAAAGAATCAGCTGATCTACCTGGAAACCTGGTTTTTTATGTTTGTTGTGGCAACTTGTGTCATCACTCAGATGAATTATCTCAACAAG GATTGGGATGGTCAAAGTGCTGGTAGCATCATATCAGAAATCTGTGGTTTCATTGTTGTTCTCTCGGGTACGATCTTATTGCACGTGACCAAGGATTTTGAGAGAAGCTCTTCTTTTAGAG GAAACTACACACCTTTGTCGCCTACATTGTCTACACGACTATGTAGTGGAAATGGGGAATCACTAAAGCATGATGTGGAAGAAGGGCCATCCTCTGAGGAA TATTTGCAGATTGGTTACTTCCAAGTTCACCCTCGATGTTGTGACAATTTGCTGAAGCTATTGGCATCAGGTAATTTTTGCAGCTGTTGGAAGACAATCAAGTTAACCTTTTGA
- the LOC113702382 gene encoding probable magnesium transporter NIPA6 isoform X4 gives MGFSKDNLTGFILALLSSGFIGASFIIKKKGLRRAAAASGVRAGMGGHAYLLEPLWWFGMITMIVGEVANFVAYAFAPAVLVTPLGALSIIVSAVLAHFILKEKLHKLGILGCVMCIAGSVIIVIHAPQERSISSIQQIVNMATQPAFLLYVGSVMVLVFILIFYFAPQYGHTNVLIFTGICSLMGSLSVMSVKALGTALKLTFEGKNQLIYLETWFFMFVVATCVITQMNYLNKALDTFNTAIVSPIYYVLFTTLTIVASIIMFKDWDGQSAGSIISEICGFIVVLSGTILLHVTKDFERSSSFRGNYTPLSPTLSTRLCSGNGESLKHDVEEGPSSEEIGYFQVHPRCCDNLLKLLASGNFCSCWKTIKLTF, from the exons ATGGGTTTTTCTAAAGACAATCTGACGGGGTTTATTTTAGCTCTGCTTTCCAGTGGATTCATAGGTGCCAGTTTCATCATCAAGAAAAAAGGCCTGAGAAGAGCTGCTGCAGCCTCTGGTGTCAGGGCTG GTATGGGTGGACATGCTTACCTCTTGGAGCCCCTCTGGTGGTTTGGCATGATCACGA TGATTGTTGGAGAGGTTGCCAATTTTGTGGCTTATGCATTTGCCCCTGCTGTTCTTGTTACACCCCTTGGTGCATTAAGTATAATTGTCAG TGCTGTATTGGCTCACTTTATCTTGAAGGAGAAGTTGCACAAGCTTGGGATTTTGGGTTGTGTCATGTGCATTGCTGGCTCTGTCATAATTGTCATTCATGCACCACAGGAACGGTCCATCTCATCCATTCAACAAATTGTGAATATGGCAACTCAACCTG CATTCTTGCTTTACGTGGGATCAGTGATGGTTTTGGTGTTTATTCTTATCTTCTATTTTGCACCTCAATATGGACACACAAATGTGCTCATCTTCACTGGCATTTGTTCGCTCATGGGTTCTCTCTCG GTTATGAGTGTAAAAGCCCTTGGAACAGCACTGAAATTGACATTCGAGGGAAAGAATCAGCTGATCTACCTGGAAACCTGGTTTTTTATGTTTGTTGTGGCAACTTGTGTCATCACTCAGATGAATTATCTCAACAAG GCACTTGACACCTTCAATACTGCAATTGTCTCTCCCATATATTATGTCCTGTTCACAACACTCACAATTGTGGCCAGCATTATTATGTTTAAG GATTGGGATGGTCAAAGTGCTGGTAGCATCATATCAGAAATCTGTGGTTTCATTGTTGTTCTCTCGGGTACGATCTTATTGCACGTGACCAAGGATTTTGAGAGAAGCTCTTCTTTTAGAG GAAACTACACACCTTTGTCGCCTACATTGTCTACACGACTATGTAGTGGAAATGGGGAATCACTAAAGCATGATGTGGAAGAAGGGCCATCCTCTGAGGAA ATTGGTTACTTCCAAGTTCACCCTCGATGTTGTGACAATTTGCTGAAGCTATTGGCATCAGGTAATTTTTGCAGCTGTTGGAAGACAATCAAGTTAACCTTTTGA
- the LOC113702382 gene encoding probable magnesium transporter NIPA6 isoform X2: protein MGFSKDNLTGFILALLSSGFIGASFIIKKKGLRRAAAASGVRAGMGGHAYLLEPLWWFGMITMIVGEVANFVAYAFAPAVLVTPLGALSIIVSAVLAHFILKEKLHKLGILGCVMCIAGSVIIVIHAPQERSISSIQQIVNMATQPAFLLYVGSVMVLVFILIFYFAPQYGHTNVLIFTGICSLMGSLSVMSVKALGTALKLTFEGKNQLIYLETWFFMFVVATCVITQMNYLNKALDTFNTAIVSPIYYVLFTTLTIVASIIMFKDWDGQSAGSIISEICGFIVVLSGTILLHVTKDFERSSSFRGNAGNYTPLSPTLSTRLCSGNGESLKHDVEEGPSSEEIGYFQVHPRCCDNLLKLLASGNFCSCWKTIKLTF from the exons ATGGGTTTTTCTAAAGACAATCTGACGGGGTTTATTTTAGCTCTGCTTTCCAGTGGATTCATAGGTGCCAGTTTCATCATCAAGAAAAAAGGCCTGAGAAGAGCTGCTGCAGCCTCTGGTGTCAGGGCTG GTATGGGTGGACATGCTTACCTCTTGGAGCCCCTCTGGTGGTTTGGCATGATCACGA TGATTGTTGGAGAGGTTGCCAATTTTGTGGCTTATGCATTTGCCCCTGCTGTTCTTGTTACACCCCTTGGTGCATTAAGTATAATTGTCAG TGCTGTATTGGCTCACTTTATCTTGAAGGAGAAGTTGCACAAGCTTGGGATTTTGGGTTGTGTCATGTGCATTGCTGGCTCTGTCATAATTGTCATTCATGCACCACAGGAACGGTCCATCTCATCCATTCAACAAATTGTGAATATGGCAACTCAACCTG CATTCTTGCTTTACGTGGGATCAGTGATGGTTTTGGTGTTTATTCTTATCTTCTATTTTGCACCTCAATATGGACACACAAATGTGCTCATCTTCACTGGCATTTGTTCGCTCATGGGTTCTCTCTCG GTTATGAGTGTAAAAGCCCTTGGAACAGCACTGAAATTGACATTCGAGGGAAAGAATCAGCTGATCTACCTGGAAACCTGGTTTTTTATGTTTGTTGTGGCAACTTGTGTCATCACTCAGATGAATTATCTCAACAAG GCACTTGACACCTTCAATACTGCAATTGTCTCTCCCATATATTATGTCCTGTTCACAACACTCACAATTGTGGCCAGCATTATTATGTTTAAG GATTGGGATGGTCAAAGTGCTGGTAGCATCATATCAGAAATCTGTGGTTTCATTGTTGTTCTCTCGGGTACGATCTTATTGCACGTGACCAAGGATTTTGAGAGAAGCTCTTCTTTTAGAG GCAATGCAGGAAACTACACACCTTTGTCGCCTACATTGTCTACACGACTATGTAGTGGAAATGGGGAATCACTAAAGCATGATGTGGAAGAAGGGCCATCCTCTGAGGAA ATTGGTTACTTCCAAGTTCACCCTCGATGTTGTGACAATTTGCTGAAGCTATTGGCATCAGGTAATTTTTGCAGCTGTTGGAAGACAATCAAGTTAACCTTTTGA
- the LOC113702382 gene encoding probable magnesium transporter NIPA6 isoform X6, whose translation MGFSKDNLTGFILALLSSGFIGASFIIKKKGLRRAAAASGVRAGMGGHAYLLEPLWWFGMITMIVGEVANFVAYAFAPAVLVTPLGALSIIVSAVLAHFILKEKLHKLGILGCVMCIAGSVIIVIHAPQERSISSIQQIVNMATQPAFLLYVGSVMVLVFILIFYFAPQYGHTNVLIFTGICSLMGSLSVMSVKALGTALKLTFEGKNQLIYLETWFFMFVVATCVITQMNYLNKDWDGQSAGSIISEICGFIVVLSGTILLHVTKDFERSSSFRGNAGNYTPLSPTLSTRLCSGNGESLKHDVEEGPSSEEYLQIGYFQVHPRCCDNLLKLLASGNFCSCWKTIKLTF comes from the exons ATGGGTTTTTCTAAAGACAATCTGACGGGGTTTATTTTAGCTCTGCTTTCCAGTGGATTCATAGGTGCCAGTTTCATCATCAAGAAAAAAGGCCTGAGAAGAGCTGCTGCAGCCTCTGGTGTCAGGGCTG GTATGGGTGGACATGCTTACCTCTTGGAGCCCCTCTGGTGGTTTGGCATGATCACGA TGATTGTTGGAGAGGTTGCCAATTTTGTGGCTTATGCATTTGCCCCTGCTGTTCTTGTTACACCCCTTGGTGCATTAAGTATAATTGTCAG TGCTGTATTGGCTCACTTTATCTTGAAGGAGAAGTTGCACAAGCTTGGGATTTTGGGTTGTGTCATGTGCATTGCTGGCTCTGTCATAATTGTCATTCATGCACCACAGGAACGGTCCATCTCATCCATTCAACAAATTGTGAATATGGCAACTCAACCTG CATTCTTGCTTTACGTGGGATCAGTGATGGTTTTGGTGTTTATTCTTATCTTCTATTTTGCACCTCAATATGGACACACAAATGTGCTCATCTTCACTGGCATTTGTTCGCTCATGGGTTCTCTCTCG GTTATGAGTGTAAAAGCCCTTGGAACAGCACTGAAATTGACATTCGAGGGAAAGAATCAGCTGATCTACCTGGAAACCTGGTTTTTTATGTTTGTTGTGGCAACTTGTGTCATCACTCAGATGAATTATCTCAACAAG GATTGGGATGGTCAAAGTGCTGGTAGCATCATATCAGAAATCTGTGGTTTCATTGTTGTTCTCTCGGGTACGATCTTATTGCACGTGACCAAGGATTTTGAGAGAAGCTCTTCTTTTAGAG GCAATGCAGGAAACTACACACCTTTGTCGCCTACATTGTCTACACGACTATGTAGTGGAAATGGGGAATCACTAAAGCATGATGTGGAAGAAGGGCCATCCTCTGAGGAA TATTTGCAGATTGGTTACTTCCAAGTTCACCCTCGATGTTGTGACAATTTGCTGAAGCTATTGGCATCAGGTAATTTTTGCAGCTGTTGGAAGACAATCAAGTTAACCTTTTGA
- the LOC113702382 gene encoding probable magnesium transporter NIPA6 isoform X1 gives MGFSKDNLTGFILALLSSGFIGASFIIKKKGLRRAAAASGVRAGMGGHAYLLEPLWWFGMITMIVGEVANFVAYAFAPAVLVTPLGALSIIVSAVLAHFILKEKLHKLGILGCVMCIAGSVIIVIHAPQERSISSIQQIVNMATQPAFLLYVGSVMVLVFILIFYFAPQYGHTNVLIFTGICSLMGSLSVMSVKALGTALKLTFEGKNQLIYLETWFFMFVVATCVITQMNYLNKALDTFNTAIVSPIYYVLFTTLTIVASIIMFKDWDGQSAGSIISEICGFIVVLSGTILLHVTKDFERSSSFRGNAGNYTPLSPTLSTRLCSGNGESLKHDVEEGPSSEEYLQIGYFQVHPRCCDNLLKLLASGNFCSCWKTIKLTF, from the exons ATGGGTTTTTCTAAAGACAATCTGACGGGGTTTATTTTAGCTCTGCTTTCCAGTGGATTCATAGGTGCCAGTTTCATCATCAAGAAAAAAGGCCTGAGAAGAGCTGCTGCAGCCTCTGGTGTCAGGGCTG GTATGGGTGGACATGCTTACCTCTTGGAGCCCCTCTGGTGGTTTGGCATGATCACGA TGATTGTTGGAGAGGTTGCCAATTTTGTGGCTTATGCATTTGCCCCTGCTGTTCTTGTTACACCCCTTGGTGCATTAAGTATAATTGTCAG TGCTGTATTGGCTCACTTTATCTTGAAGGAGAAGTTGCACAAGCTTGGGATTTTGGGTTGTGTCATGTGCATTGCTGGCTCTGTCATAATTGTCATTCATGCACCACAGGAACGGTCCATCTCATCCATTCAACAAATTGTGAATATGGCAACTCAACCTG CATTCTTGCTTTACGTGGGATCAGTGATGGTTTTGGTGTTTATTCTTATCTTCTATTTTGCACCTCAATATGGACACACAAATGTGCTCATCTTCACTGGCATTTGTTCGCTCATGGGTTCTCTCTCG GTTATGAGTGTAAAAGCCCTTGGAACAGCACTGAAATTGACATTCGAGGGAAAGAATCAGCTGATCTACCTGGAAACCTGGTTTTTTATGTTTGTTGTGGCAACTTGTGTCATCACTCAGATGAATTATCTCAACAAG GCACTTGACACCTTCAATACTGCAATTGTCTCTCCCATATATTATGTCCTGTTCACAACACTCACAATTGTGGCCAGCATTATTATGTTTAAG GATTGGGATGGTCAAAGTGCTGGTAGCATCATATCAGAAATCTGTGGTTTCATTGTTGTTCTCTCGGGTACGATCTTATTGCACGTGACCAAGGATTTTGAGAGAAGCTCTTCTTTTAGAG GCAATGCAGGAAACTACACACCTTTGTCGCCTACATTGTCTACACGACTATGTAGTGGAAATGGGGAATCACTAAAGCATGATGTGGAAGAAGGGCCATCCTCTGAGGAA TATTTGCAGATTGGTTACTTCCAAGTTCACCCTCGATGTTGTGACAATTTGCTGAAGCTATTGGCATCAGGTAATTTTTGCAGCTGTTGGAAGACAATCAAGTTAACCTTTTGA
- the LOC113702382 gene encoding probable magnesium transporter NIPA6 isoform X5, which translates to MGFSKDNLTGFILALLSSGFIGASFIIKKKGLRRAAAASGVRAGMGGHAYLLEPLWWFGMITMIVGEVANFVAYAFAPAVLVTPLGALSIIVSAVLAHFILKEKLHKLGILGCVMCIAGSVIIVIHAPQERSISSIQQIVNMATQPAFLLYVGSVMVLVFILIFYFAPQYGHTNVLIFTGICSLMGSLSVMSVKALGTALKLTFEGKNQLIYLETWFFMFVVATCVITQMNYLNKALDTFNTAIVSPIYYVLFTTLTIVASIIMFKDWDGQSAGSIISEICGFIVVLSGTILLHVTKDFERSSSFRGNYTPLSPTLSTRLCSGNGESLKHDVEEGPSSEEVSSRRQDLYT; encoded by the exons ATGGGTTTTTCTAAAGACAATCTGACGGGGTTTATTTTAGCTCTGCTTTCCAGTGGATTCATAGGTGCCAGTTTCATCATCAAGAAAAAAGGCCTGAGAAGAGCTGCTGCAGCCTCTGGTGTCAGGGCTG GTATGGGTGGACATGCTTACCTCTTGGAGCCCCTCTGGTGGTTTGGCATGATCACGA TGATTGTTGGAGAGGTTGCCAATTTTGTGGCTTATGCATTTGCCCCTGCTGTTCTTGTTACACCCCTTGGTGCATTAAGTATAATTGTCAG TGCTGTATTGGCTCACTTTATCTTGAAGGAGAAGTTGCACAAGCTTGGGATTTTGGGTTGTGTCATGTGCATTGCTGGCTCTGTCATAATTGTCATTCATGCACCACAGGAACGGTCCATCTCATCCATTCAACAAATTGTGAATATGGCAACTCAACCTG CATTCTTGCTTTACGTGGGATCAGTGATGGTTTTGGTGTTTATTCTTATCTTCTATTTTGCACCTCAATATGGACACACAAATGTGCTCATCTTCACTGGCATTTGTTCGCTCATGGGTTCTCTCTCG GTTATGAGTGTAAAAGCCCTTGGAACAGCACTGAAATTGACATTCGAGGGAAAGAATCAGCTGATCTACCTGGAAACCTGGTTTTTTATGTTTGTTGTGGCAACTTGTGTCATCACTCAGATGAATTATCTCAACAAG GCACTTGACACCTTCAATACTGCAATTGTCTCTCCCATATATTATGTCCTGTTCACAACACTCACAATTGTGGCCAGCATTATTATGTTTAAG GATTGGGATGGTCAAAGTGCTGGTAGCATCATATCAGAAATCTGTGGTTTCATTGTTGTTCTCTCGGGTACGATCTTATTGCACGTGACCAAGGATTTTGAGAGAAGCTCTTCTTTTAGAG GAAACTACACACCTTTGTCGCCTACATTGTCTACACGACTATGTAGTGGAAATGGGGAATCACTAAAGCATGATGTGGAAGAAGGGCCATCCTCTGAGGAAGTGAGTTCAAGAAGACAAGATTTGTATACTTGA
- the LOC113702382 gene encoding probable magnesium transporter NIPA6 isoform X3, whose protein sequence is MGFSKDNLTGFILALLSSGFIGASFIIKKKGLRRAAAASGVRAGMGGHAYLLEPLWWFGMITMIVGEVANFVAYAFAPAVLVTPLGALSIIVSAVLAHFILKEKLHKLGILGCVMCIAGSVIIVIHAPQERSISSIQQIVNMATQPAFLLYVGSVMVLVFILIFYFAPQYGHTNVLIFTGICSLMGSLSVMSVKALGTALKLTFEGKNQLIYLETWFFMFVVATCVITQMNYLNKALDTFNTAIVSPIYYVLFTTLTIVASIIMFKDWDGQSAGSIISEICGFIVVLSGTILLHVTKDFERSSSFRGNYTPLSPTLSTRLCSGNGESLKHDVEEGPSSEEYLQIGYFQVHPRCCDNLLKLLASGNFCSCWKTIKLTF, encoded by the exons ATGGGTTTTTCTAAAGACAATCTGACGGGGTTTATTTTAGCTCTGCTTTCCAGTGGATTCATAGGTGCCAGTTTCATCATCAAGAAAAAAGGCCTGAGAAGAGCTGCTGCAGCCTCTGGTGTCAGGGCTG GTATGGGTGGACATGCTTACCTCTTGGAGCCCCTCTGGTGGTTTGGCATGATCACGA TGATTGTTGGAGAGGTTGCCAATTTTGTGGCTTATGCATTTGCCCCTGCTGTTCTTGTTACACCCCTTGGTGCATTAAGTATAATTGTCAG TGCTGTATTGGCTCACTTTATCTTGAAGGAGAAGTTGCACAAGCTTGGGATTTTGGGTTGTGTCATGTGCATTGCTGGCTCTGTCATAATTGTCATTCATGCACCACAGGAACGGTCCATCTCATCCATTCAACAAATTGTGAATATGGCAACTCAACCTG CATTCTTGCTTTACGTGGGATCAGTGATGGTTTTGGTGTTTATTCTTATCTTCTATTTTGCACCTCAATATGGACACACAAATGTGCTCATCTTCACTGGCATTTGTTCGCTCATGGGTTCTCTCTCG GTTATGAGTGTAAAAGCCCTTGGAACAGCACTGAAATTGACATTCGAGGGAAAGAATCAGCTGATCTACCTGGAAACCTGGTTTTTTATGTTTGTTGTGGCAACTTGTGTCATCACTCAGATGAATTATCTCAACAAG GCACTTGACACCTTCAATACTGCAATTGTCTCTCCCATATATTATGTCCTGTTCACAACACTCACAATTGTGGCCAGCATTATTATGTTTAAG GATTGGGATGGTCAAAGTGCTGGTAGCATCATATCAGAAATCTGTGGTTTCATTGTTGTTCTCTCGGGTACGATCTTATTGCACGTGACCAAGGATTTTGAGAGAAGCTCTTCTTTTAGAG GAAACTACACACCTTTGTCGCCTACATTGTCTACACGACTATGTAGTGGAAATGGGGAATCACTAAAGCATGATGTGGAAGAAGGGCCATCCTCTGAGGAA TATTTGCAGATTGGTTACTTCCAAGTTCACCCTCGATGTTGTGACAATTTGCTGAAGCTATTGGCATCAGGTAATTTTTGCAGCTGTTGGAAGACAATCAAGTTAACCTTTTGA
- the LOC113693536 gene encoding F-box protein At5g46170-like produces the protein MKDSIEGDPETHIYHLPDELLVFLFNKLVDAKCLCRCYIVSKRFASIITQIHDVSFAIPSRNINNISNQQNDLYHEESFAKNVLQFFVDNIYTKPVRYLRYIFLPKPPLSVSFDPIVFRAFTKFLKKLGRVKSLHVELPSFHENQSVLKWEAEFGSELSFCVVLFATTFRIMQMEDCENDVRPISLTNELLRSRANHAIQRLMDALWRNHIVRHVIEDHKELKDLTVSDSNKEGTLCLGENQIAELHDLSPTLPTSGYVKIWHAPIMHLLTSGHVMEGATVVMVRLLDQQSADEDRILNRVFKEEEVFREAAKEIYENYKTDALTYVIELNIP, from the coding sequence ATGAAGGATTCAATTGAAGGAGATCCAGAAACTCATATCTACCATCTTCCTGACGAACTCCTTGTTTTCCTCTTCAACAAATTGGTAGATGCTAAATGCCTTTGTAGATGCTATATTGTATCTAAACGGTTTGCTTCCATCATAACTCAAATTCATGATGTATCATTTGCAATCCCTAGTCGTAACATAAACAACATTTCCAATCAGCAAAATGATTTATACCATGAAGAAAGTTTTGCAAAGAATGTGTTACAATTTTTTGTTGATAACATCTATACCAAACCTGTACGCTATTTAAGGTACATTTTTCTCCCCAAGCCACCACTTTCTGTCTCATTTGATCCCATTGTTTTCCGAGCTTTCACCAAATTTCTGAAAAAATTAGGACGTGTTAAATCTCTTCATGTCGAGTTACCATCTTTCCACGAAAATCAGTCAGTGCTGAAATGGGAAGCCGAGTTTGGGAGTGAATTAAGCTTTTGTGTAGTTCTATTTGCAACTACTTTCAGGATAATGCAAATGGAAGATTGTGAGAATGATGTTCGGCCAATTTCACTTACAAATGAGTTGCTTAGATCGAGAGCTAATCACGCGATACAACGATTAATGGATGCTTTATGGAGGAATCACATTGTAAGACATGTTATAGAGGATCACAAGGAGCTGAAGGATTTGACAGTTTCTGATTCAAATAAAGAAGGTACACTTTGTTTGGGAGAGAACCAGATTGCTGAACTCCATGATTTATCCCCAACTTTACCAACATCTGGCTATGTGAAGATATGGCATGCTCCTATTATGCATCTGTTAACTTCTGGCCATGTGATGGAAGGGGCAACAGTGGTTATGGTAAGGCTTCTTGATCAGCAGTCTGCTGATGAAGATCGCATATTGAACAGGGTTTTTAAAGAAGAGGAGGTTTTCAGGGAAGCCGCAAAGGAAATTTATGAAAACTACAAGACTGATGCTCTTACTTATGTGATTGAACTCAATATTCCTTGA